In Gemmatimonas sp., the following are encoded in one genomic region:
- a CDS encoding cysteine desulfurase-like protein has translation MSTTAVASVESIRAHFPALARREGAHPVAFFDGPGGTQVPRVVAEAMTDYLLHHNANTHWAYPSSVETDAMLAAARVTLADFLGATPGEISFGANMTTILFHIARAIGRSLEPGDEIIVTELDHHANVAPWQALAKERGAVLKWLPLDLETYRHEVGALEALLSPRTKVVAIGAASNILGTVSDVPAMVAMAKTAGAITVIDAVHYAPHALVDVKAIGADFVLCSAYKFYGPHIGICYGRHEATAALDVPRLEPAPDYVPEVLETGTQNHEGVVGAAAAVDFLAGLAVDGTASRRERLRTVMHALHERGDALLRELWVGLHAIGGVTVFGPPPGTARTPTVSFHVQGHEAEQVARFLAPRGVYVSHGDFYAATVARRLGLAHEGLVRVGCSCYTTAEEITRLLDGVRALVQGTA, from the coding sequence ATGAGCACGACGGCCGTAGCTTCCGTTGAGTCAATCCGCGCGCACTTCCCGGCGCTCGCGCGTCGCGAAGGCGCGCACCCGGTGGCGTTCTTCGACGGACCGGGCGGTACGCAGGTACCGCGAGTCGTCGCCGAGGCGATGACCGACTATCTGCTGCATCACAACGCCAATACCCACTGGGCGTATCCTAGCAGCGTCGAGACGGATGCGATGCTGGCGGCGGCGCGTGTGACGCTGGCCGATTTCCTCGGCGCTACGCCAGGGGAAATCTCGTTCGGCGCGAATATGACCACGATCCTGTTTCATATCGCCCGCGCGATTGGCCGCTCGCTCGAGCCCGGCGACGAGATCATCGTCACCGAACTGGATCACCATGCGAACGTGGCGCCGTGGCAGGCGCTGGCCAAGGAACGCGGCGCGGTGCTCAAGTGGCTACCGCTCGACCTCGAGACGTATCGACATGAAGTCGGGGCACTCGAGGCGCTGTTGTCGCCGCGCACGAAGGTCGTGGCTATCGGCGCGGCGTCGAATATTCTCGGCACGGTGAGTGACGTGCCCGCGATGGTGGCGATGGCCAAGACGGCCGGTGCGATCACGGTGATCGATGCCGTGCACTACGCACCGCACGCGTTGGTTGACGTGAAAGCCATCGGTGCCGATTTCGTGCTGTGCAGTGCGTACAAGTTCTACGGGCCACATATCGGCATCTGCTATGGACGGCATGAGGCCACCGCCGCCCTCGACGTGCCGCGCCTCGAACCGGCGCCGGACTATGTACCGGAAGTGCTCGAGACCGGCACGCAGAATCACGAGGGCGTCGTGGGCGCCGCCGCCGCCGTGGACTTCCTGGCCGGCCTCGCCGTCGACGGCACGGCCTCCCGGCGTGAGCGACTTCGCACGGTCATGCACGCGTTGCACGAGCGCGGGGATGCGCTGTTGCGCGAACTGTGGGTTGGGTTGCACGCGATCGGCGGCGTGACCGTGTTCGGCCCGCCGCCGGGTACAGCGCGGACGCCCACCGTGTCGTTCCACGTGCAGGGGCACGAGGCGGAGCAGGTCGCGCGCTTCCTGGCACCGCGCGGCGTCTATGTGTCGCACGGCGACTTCTATGCGGCCACGGTGGCGCGCCGGCTTGGCCTCGCGCACGAAGGACTCGTGCGCGTGGGATGCTCATGCTACACCACCGCCGAGGAGATCACGCGTCTGCTCGACGGCGTGCGCGCGCTCGTGCAGGGAACGGCCTGA
- a CDS encoding KGG domain-containing protein encodes MTGKSRRGFASMDPARQREIASKGGRAAHEKGTAHEWSSDEARNAGRKGGVTVSRDRAHMAAIGREGGESRSAAAREARMGGRNAEREVPMQVARDGDRSRPAAPMADRAPVLPRSDESSAR; translated from the coding sequence ATGACCGGAAAAAGCCGACGCGGATTCGCGTCTATGGATCCCGCGCGTCAGCGCGAGATCGCCAGTAAAGGTGGGCGGGCAGCCCACGAAAAGGGGACGGCGCACGAATGGTCGTCCGACGAAGCGCGGAATGCGGGGCGTAAAGGCGGTGTCACCGTCAGTCGCGATCGGGCTCACATGGCCGCTATCGGCCGTGAGGGTGGAGAATCGCGCAGTGCGGCGGCCCGTGAAGCTCGGATGGGTGGTCGGAACGCGGAGCGGGAAGTCCCGATGCAGGTCGCCCGCGATGGCGATCGGTCGCGACCGGCTGCGCCGATGGCTGATCGTGCACCGGTACTGCCTCGCAGCGACGAGTCGTCGGCGCGCTGA
- a CDS encoding glutamine--tRNA ligase/YqeY domain fusion protein, whose amino-acid sequence MSDSTPEAGSESTPAPRRDFIREMVADDVAHGHFGRGPATRFPPEPNGFLHMGHAKSICLNFGVAKEFGGTCNLRFDDTNPATEDVRFVEAIQRDVQWLGFQWDNLYYASDYFEKLYDIAESLVLKGKAYVDSQNEEEIRAGRGTVTSAGTPGPYRDRSVEENLDLLRRMRAGEFADGTHVLRAKIDLAHVNMIMRDPLLLRIRHAHHYRRGNDWCIYPLYDFAHGLSDAIEGITRSLCTLEFKDSREIYDWLVKEAGFESPPTQIEFARLELDYTILSKRKLLRLVNEGHVTGWDDPRMPTIAGLRRRGVRPEAIREFCETIGVARKDARVEIAAFEHAVRNDLNMEVPRVLCVLNPLKVVLTNYPEDQVEDLDAPSFPHDVPKTGSRSMPFSRELYVDRDDFMEDPPKKFYRLAPGKEVRLRFGYLITCNEVVKNDAGEVVELRCTYDPATRSGQAPDGRKVQGTIHWVSAAQALSCEVRVYDRLFSQPDPDAVPEGQDFISTLNPQSLVVITDAKIEPSVANDPVGSRYQFERTGYFMSEVESSTPEKLVFNRIVGMRDSWAKEVKKG is encoded by the coding sequence GTGTCTGACTCCACTCCCGAAGCCGGTTCTGAATCCACGCCCGCCCCACGTCGCGATTTCATCCGCGAAATGGTGGCTGACGATGTCGCCCACGGCCACTTCGGCCGTGGCCCTGCCACGCGTTTCCCGCCCGAGCCGAACGGCTTCCTGCATATGGGACACGCCAAGTCGATCTGTCTGAACTTTGGTGTCGCCAAGGAATTCGGCGGCACCTGCAATCTGCGTTTCGACGACACGAATCCGGCCACGGAAGATGTGCGGTTCGTGGAAGCGATTCAGCGCGATGTGCAGTGGCTGGGCTTCCAGTGGGACAACCTGTACTACGCGTCGGACTACTTCGAGAAGCTGTACGACATCGCCGAGTCGCTGGTGCTGAAGGGCAAGGCGTACGTTGACTCGCAGAACGAAGAGGAGATCCGCGCGGGTCGCGGCACGGTCACGTCGGCCGGCACGCCGGGTCCGTATCGGGATCGCTCGGTCGAGGAGAATCTCGACCTGCTGCGCCGCATGCGCGCCGGTGAGTTCGCCGATGGCACGCACGTGTTGCGCGCCAAAATCGATCTCGCGCACGTGAATATGATCATGCGTGATCCGCTGCTGCTGCGCATTCGGCATGCGCATCATTACCGTCGCGGCAACGACTGGTGCATCTACCCGCTGTATGACTTCGCGCACGGACTGAGCGACGCCATCGAGGGCATCACGCGCTCGTTGTGTACGCTCGAGTTCAAGGACAGCCGCGAGATCTACGACTGGCTGGTGAAGGAGGCGGGTTTCGAGAGTCCGCCTACGCAGATCGAGTTCGCGCGGCTCGAGCTGGATTACACCATTCTCAGCAAGCGCAAGCTGCTGCGCTTGGTAAACGAAGGCCACGTGACGGGATGGGATGATCCGCGTATGCCGACGATCGCCGGATTGCGGCGTCGTGGTGTGCGGCCGGAAGCCATTCGCGAGTTCTGCGAAACGATTGGTGTGGCGCGCAAGGACGCGCGCGTAGAGATCGCGGCCTTCGAGCATGCCGTGCGCAACGACCTGAACATGGAAGTGCCGCGCGTGTTGTGCGTGCTCAATCCGCTCAAGGTTGTGCTCACGAACTATCCTGAGGACCAAGTCGAAGATCTCGACGCGCCGAGCTTCCCGCACGATGTGCCGAAGACGGGATCGCGCAGCATGCCGTTCTCGCGCGAACTCTACGTCGATCGCGACGACTTCATGGAAGATCCGCCGAAGAAGTTCTATCGGCTGGCGCCGGGCAAGGAAGTGCGGTTGCGCTTCGGCTATCTCATTACCTGCAACGAGGTGGTGAAGAACGACGCCGGTGAGGTCGTCGAGTTGCGGTGCACGTACGATCCCGCCACGCGCAGTGGGCAGGCGCCTGATGGCCGGAAGGTGCAGGGCACAATCCATTGGGTGAGCGCGGCGCAGGCGTTGTCGTGCGAAGTGCGCGTGTACGACCGACTGTTCTCGCAGCCCGATCCCGACGCCGTACCCGAGGGCCAGGACTTCATCTCGACGCTCAATCCGCAGTCGCTGGTGGTGATCACCGATGCCAAGATCGAGCCCAGCGTGGCCAACGATCCCGTCGGGTCCCGGTATCAGTTCGAGCGCACGGGCTACTTCATGAGCGAAGTGGAGAGCAGCACGCCGGAGAAGTTGGTGTTCAACCGGATCGTGGGGATGCGGGATAGCTGGGCGAAGGAAGTGAAGAAGGGCTGA
- a CDS encoding MFS transporter produces MSRIPLDAPSDTYAALRLPNFRRYLLALFTLTLGIQIQGTVVGWQIYDLTHDPLALGIVGLAEALPAISMSLFAGHVADSHDRRRIALMALAVLVLCSLGLWWLAHPAPIGDVALTAPMRVRAIYAVIVLSGLARAFLQPARQALSAELVPRTLYSNAITWRTGSWQLAAVLGPALGGGLYAIGGTTLGYAVDAVLMTFAVGALFSVRHRSPVREVTDEPMLTSITGGLRFVLGEPLLLSALTLDLFSVLFGGAIALLPVFAAEILHTGPSGLGLLRAAPAVGAVITSIALTRWPPFAHTGRNLLISVTGFGVCTILFGLSRNLWLSLAALALGGAFDMISVVIRSLMLQIRTPEALLGRVSSVNQIFIGSSNEIGSFESGLTARWWGAVTAVVVGGVATLVVVATVAWRVPSLRRLKQLVR; encoded by the coding sequence GTGAGCCGCATACCGCTCGACGCGCCCAGCGACACGTACGCTGCCCTTCGCCTTCCGAATTTCCGCCGGTATCTGTTGGCGTTGTTCACGCTGACGCTCGGCATCCAGATTCAGGGCACGGTCGTCGGCTGGCAGATTTACGATCTCACCCATGATCCGCTCGCCCTCGGGATCGTGGGGCTGGCCGAAGCATTGCCGGCGATCAGCATGTCGTTGTTCGCCGGACATGTGGCCGATAGTCACGATCGCCGCCGCATCGCCCTGATGGCGTTGGCGGTGCTGGTGCTCTGTTCCCTTGGGCTCTGGTGGCTGGCGCACCCGGCGCCGATCGGTGATGTCGCGCTCACGGCGCCCATGCGGGTGCGCGCGATCTACGCCGTGATCGTGCTCAGTGGCCTGGCCCGCGCCTTCCTGCAGCCTGCCCGTCAGGCGCTCAGCGCTGAGCTGGTGCCGCGCACGTTGTACAGCAATGCGATCACGTGGCGCACCGGCAGTTGGCAGCTGGCGGCCGTTCTGGGGCCCGCGCTCGGTGGCGGCCTGTACGCGATCGGCGGTACGACCTTGGGCTACGCCGTCGATGCCGTGCTGATGACGTTCGCCGTCGGCGCGCTGTTCTCGGTGCGCCATCGGTCGCCGGTGCGTGAAGTGACCGACGAGCCGATGTTGACCTCCATCACCGGCGGCCTCCGCTTCGTGCTCGGTGAACCGCTGCTGCTCTCGGCGCTCACGCTCGACCTTTTCTCGGTGTTGTTCGGCGGTGCGATCGCACTGCTGCCGGTGTTCGCCGCCGAGATTCTTCACACGGGACCGTCCGGGCTCGGCCTGCTGCGCGCGGCACCGGCGGTCGGCGCCGTGATCACGAGTATCGCGCTCACACGCTGGCCTCCCTTCGCACACACGGGTCGCAACCTGCTGATCTCCGTCACGGGATTCGGGGTGTGCACGATCCTGTTCGGACTCAGTCGCAATCTCTGGCTGTCCCTCGCCGCGCTGGCGCTGGGCGGCGCGTTCGACATGATCAGCGTGGTGATTCGCAGTCTCATGTTGCAGATCCGCACGCCGGAAGCGCTGCTTGGACGCGTGTCGTCGGTGAATCAGATCTTCATCGGCTCATCGAACGAAATCGGTTCGTTCGAATCGGGACTCACCGCCCGCTGGTGGGGCGCCGTCACGGCCGTCGTGGTAGGCGGTGTGGCGACGTTGGTCGTCGTGGCGACCGTCGCGTGGCGCGTACCGAGCCTGCGGCGGCTCAAGCAGTTGGTGAGGTAA
- a CDS encoding NAD(P)-dependent oxidoreductase, giving the protein MPRVAFLGLGAIGAPMARHLARPEFDLAVWNRTAAKAEVMASELGVRHALTLADAARECDVVITCLPVSRNVEALLDGPDGLLSTMRSGAVLVDCTSGDAATSRRMATRLAERGIGFLDAPVSGGVSGAEQGALTVMVGGDAATLERVQPVLACFGKRIVHCGAVGAGDALKAVNNALLAMHIWGTAEGLVALEKAGVKAEIALDVINTSSGRSNSSMNLFPERVLTRAFPRTFRLALLDKDVGIAADLAREHQVPSPLLQLTAELFRMAHNELGEEADHVEAAKVVERLGGAQIGGRQS; this is encoded by the coding sequence ATGCCTCGCGTCGCTTTCCTCGGACTCGGCGCCATCGGCGCTCCGATGGCCCGTCACCTCGCGCGTCCTGAATTCGATCTGGCCGTGTGGAATCGAACCGCCGCGAAAGCCGAAGTCATGGCGAGCGAGCTCGGGGTGCGCCACGCACTCACACTGGCCGACGCGGCGCGCGAATGCGATGTCGTGATCACCTGTCTGCCGGTGTCGCGCAACGTCGAAGCGTTGCTCGATGGTCCTGATGGGTTGCTGTCCACCATGCGCTCGGGGGCCGTGCTCGTGGACTGCACCTCGGGAGACGCGGCCACCTCACGCCGCATGGCCACGCGACTCGCCGAACGCGGCATCGGCTTCCTCGACGCGCCGGTGTCCGGCGGCGTGTCCGGCGCCGAGCAAGGCGCGCTTACGGTCATGGTGGGCGGCGACGCGGCCACGCTGGAACGCGTACAGCCCGTGTTGGCCTGCTTCGGCAAGCGCATCGTGCACTGCGGCGCGGTCGGCGCCGGCGATGCGCTCAAAGCGGTGAACAACGCTCTGCTCGCGATGCACATCTGGGGCACCGCCGAAGGGCTGGTGGCGCTCGAAAAGGCCGGCGTAAAGGCCGAGATCGCCCTCGATGTCATCAACACGTCGAGCGGCCGCTCCAACAGCAGCATGAACCTCTTCCCCGAGCGCGTGCTCACGCGCGCATTTCCGCGCACGTTCCGGCTGGCGTTGCTCGATAAGGACGTCGGCATCGCGGCCGACCTCGCCCGTGAACACCAGGTGCCGTCTCCGCTCCTGCAACTCACTGCCGAACTCTTTCGCATGGCCCACAATGAACTCGGCGAAGAAGCCGATCATGTCGAGGCGGCGAAGGTCGTCGAGCGCCTCGGTGGCGCGCAGATCGGTGGTCGCCAGTCATGA
- a CDS encoding pyridoxal-phosphate dependent enzyme, protein MTTRPAPDPSIIPAIAAVHTAAERLRPVLAPSRVIRSDALSDAFGVEVLFKLELENPTGSFKVRGAYNVLAGLSDDERAKGVVASSAGNHGLGVAYAAKAFDTRATLYVPINAPQVKKDGIRALGTIVNDEAADYDAAMIVAKAHAAREGIRFINPCLGLDLLAGQGTVALELLEQVPDMRAVVICTGGGGLLGGMGAVLRELAPSVRIVGAQSVETSAMAQSLAAGHVVDTVVTPTLADGLAGQIDAEALHIGQYCADEMALVTEAQLGETIAWLHRTTGMAVEGAGAVTVAALRHGKVAVTEGPIVLLVSGRNIDPSKLQAQLDLYSA, encoded by the coding sequence ATGACGACACGTCCTGCGCCAGATCCGAGCATCATCCCTGCCATCGCCGCGGTGCACACTGCCGCCGAGCGCTTGCGCCCCGTGCTTGCACCCAGCCGCGTGATTCGCTCCGACGCGCTGTCCGACGCGTTCGGAGTCGAGGTGCTCTTCAAGTTGGAACTCGAGAACCCCACCGGTTCCTTCAAGGTGCGTGGTGCCTACAACGTGTTGGCCGGGCTGTCGGACGACGAGCGGGCCAAGGGTGTGGTCGCGTCGAGTGCCGGCAACCACGGACTGGGCGTGGCCTACGCCGCAAAGGCGTTCGATACGCGCGCGACGCTCTACGTGCCGATCAACGCGCCGCAGGTGAAGAAAGACGGCATTCGCGCCCTCGGCACCATCGTGAACGACGAAGCAGCCGACTACGACGCGGCGATGATCGTCGCGAAGGCGCATGCGGCCCGCGAGGGCATCCGATTCATCAATCCTTGCCTCGGCCTTGATTTGCTGGCCGGCCAGGGCACGGTCGCCCTGGAACTGCTGGAGCAAGTGCCCGATATGCGCGCGGTCGTGATCTGCACCGGCGGCGGCGGTCTGTTGGGCGGCATGGGTGCCGTGCTGCGCGAACTCGCGCCATCGGTGCGCATCGTCGGGGCGCAGAGCGTGGAGACATCGGCCATGGCGCAGAGTCTCGCCGCCGGTCACGTGGTCGACACCGTGGTCACGCCCACGCTGGCCGATGGACTGGCCGGTCAGATCGACGCCGAGGCGCTGCACATCGGGCAGTATTGTGCCGACGAGATGGCGCTCGTGACCGAGGCGCAGCTGGGCGAGACGATCGCCTGGCTGCACCGAACGACGGGCATGGCGGTGGAAGGCGCCGGCGCGGTGACTGTGGCGGCGCTGCGTCACGGCAAGGTCGCGGTGACGGAGGGGCCGATCGTGCTACTGGTGAGCGGGCGGAACATCGATCCCTCGAAGCTGCAGGCGCAGCTGGATCTGTATTCGGCGTGA
- a CDS encoding acyl-CoA thioesterase has protein sequence MTDLSPVRLSRPVSASQHVTSELIMPHDANILGHAFGGAIMAMVDKAAAVSAFRHARTACVTASIDRVDFREPIHVGDLVTCQASVNFVGTTSMEIGVRVEAEDLITGARRHTNTCYLTFVAIDRNGRPVPIALVQPDTDEQVRRYEAAQARRRRRLEERQDEARAVR, from the coding sequence ATGACCGATTTGTCCCCTGTCCGCCTCTCCCGTCCGGTGTCCGCCTCGCAGCACGTCACGAGCGAGCTGATCATGCCGCACGATGCGAACATCCTCGGCCATGCATTCGGTGGCGCCATCATGGCGATGGTCGACAAGGCGGCGGCGGTGTCGGCGTTCCGACATGCGCGCACGGCCTGCGTCACCGCGTCGATCGATCGAGTGGACTTTCGCGAGCCGATTCACGTGGGGGATCTCGTCACCTGTCAGGCGTCGGTGAATTTTGTCGGCACCACGTCGATGGAAATCGGTGTGCGCGTGGAGGCCGAAGATCTCATCACCGGCGCGCGCCGGCATACGAACACGTGCTACCTCACGTTCGTGGCGATCGACCGCAATGGCCGGCCGGTGCCGATCGCCCTGGTGCAGCCGGATACCGACGAACAGGTCCGCCGCTACGAGGCCGCGCAGGCCCGTCGGCGCCGAAGGCTCGAGGAACGGCAGGACGAGGCGCGCGCGGTACGTTAG
- a CDS encoding deoxyribodipyrimidine photo-lyase produces MTTPVIRSASTPHALAADYVRDQLVARTVDVNGKTYNPDGEYVLYWMQSSHRLDENWGLRAAIRTADRVNRPLVIHQGLDPSYPYAADRHHTFILQGARDTARDADARGLYYQFVLRPSRNDDRRVVDRLAARAYVVITDLFPTAGIRERVERFADRVNCRVLAIDSVCTVPSGAFEKPEYAARTIRPKIAKLLDHSIEPVADALPRVPVSDALRTSLRGTVSERGLSLLPIAAMTDDDIAVAVGACDIDHTVPAVALPGGSVAAVDRLATFVSRELAPYADRRNEAGVSDGTSRLSPYLHFGQIASARVVREARASGTSAESLDALVQQVTTWRELAFNWCIRTRNFDRLEALPAWIQKTMAEHVGDARPMLYDLETLESAQTHDTLWNAAQQELVQQGIIHNYPRMLWGKTVLLWTEDYEQARSWLYLLNDKYALDGRDPNSVGGIMWCLGLWDRPWGNKPIWGGIRPMVTSRAKLKFDVAGYIRRVGSRGAPPQPPENGVLL; encoded by the coding sequence ATGACGACACCAGTGATCCGCTCTGCCTCTACCCCGCACGCTCTCGCTGCCGACTATGTCCGCGACCAGCTTGTGGCGCGCACGGTCGACGTGAACGGGAAGACGTACAACCCGGATGGCGAGTACGTGCTGTACTGGATGCAGTCATCGCACCGCCTCGACGAGAACTGGGGGCTACGCGCGGCCATCCGCACAGCCGATCGCGTAAATCGCCCGCTGGTGATTCATCAAGGGCTCGATCCGAGCTATCCGTACGCGGCCGACCGGCATCACACCTTCATTCTGCAGGGCGCGCGCGATACGGCGCGCGATGCCGACGCCCGTGGCTTGTATTACCAGTTCGTGCTGCGTCCATCTCGCAACGATGACCGGCGCGTGGTCGATCGACTTGCCGCACGCGCCTATGTGGTGATCACCGATCTCTTTCCCACAGCCGGCATTCGCGAGCGCGTGGAGCGCTTTGCCGACCGAGTGAACTGTCGCGTGCTCGCGATCGACAGTGTGTGCACGGTGCCCAGTGGCGCCTTCGAGAAGCCGGAGTATGCGGCGCGCACCATTCGTCCGAAAATCGCCAAGCTGTTGGATCATAGCATCGAGCCGGTGGCCGACGCCTTGCCTCGAGTGCCGGTGAGCGACGCACTTCGCACGTCGCTCCGCGGGACCGTGAGTGAGCGTGGATTGTCGCTGCTGCCCATCGCCGCCATGACCGATGACGACATCGCGGTCGCGGTGGGCGCGTGCGACATCGATCACACGGTTCCCGCCGTGGCCTTGCCGGGCGGAAGTGTGGCCGCGGTCGATCGACTGGCCACGTTCGTGTCGCGTGAACTCGCACCATACGCCGACCGCCGCAACGAAGCCGGGGTGAGCGACGGCACGTCTCGCCTGTCACCGTATCTGCACTTCGGACAGATCGCGTCGGCGCGCGTGGTGCGCGAAGCGCGAGCGAGTGGAACGAGCGCCGAAAGTCTCGACGCGTTGGTACAGCAGGTCACGACGTGGCGCGAACTGGCGTTCAACTGGTGCATTCGCACGCGAAACTTCGATCGACTCGAGGCCCTGCCCGCGTGGATTCAGAAGACGATGGCCGAGCATGTAGGTGACGCGCGGCCCATGCTGTACGACCTCGAGACGCTGGAGTCGGCGCAGACGCACGACACGTTGTGGAACGCCGCGCAGCAGGAGCTCGTGCAGCAGGGCATCATCCACAACTACCCGCGCATGCTCTGGGGCAAAACGGTGCTGCTCTGGACCGAGGATTACGAGCAGGCGCGCTCGTGGCTGTATCTGTTGAATGACAAATACGCGCTCGATGGCCGAGACCCGAACAGCGTGGGCGGCATCATGTGGTGCCTGGGACTCTGGGATCGGCCGTGGGGCAACAAGCCGATCTGGGGTGGCATCCGGCCCATGGTGACATCACGGGCCAAGCTCAAATTCGATGTGGCAGGCTACATCCGACGCGTCGGATCGCGCGGCGCTCCGCCCCAGCCTCCGGAAAACGGGGTGCTGCTTTAG
- the rnz gene encoding ribonuclease Z, producing the protein MPLLVRFLGTAASRPTVERGVSSLAVIREGETLLFDCGEGTQRQMMRYGISFAFDDLFFTHVHSDHILGLTGLIRTMALQGRTEPLRLWGPRGAGKTLRQCISLGGERTTFPIEISELEPGEPVKRPDYHVDTFAVSHGPSQSLGYALVEEERLGRFNPDLAREMGIPEGPLWGRIHKGQSITLDDGRVIEPSVLVGERRRGRRIVITGDTRPCENTIAAAQDADLLIHEATFADDEAARALETGHSTAREAAEVARKAGARRLVLTHISARYSRDAHELEREARSVFPRSSIARDGTEIELSLTEELAAVTEAEGAEAS; encoded by the coding sequence ATGCCGCTGCTTGTCCGCTTCCTCGGAACCGCCGCCTCCCGTCCCACCGTGGAACGGGGGGTCAGCTCCCTCGCCGTCATTCGGGAAGGAGAGACTTTGTTGTTCGATTGTGGGGAGGGAACGCAGCGCCAGATGATGCGCTACGGGATCTCGTTTGCATTCGACGACCTGTTCTTCACCCACGTGCACTCGGATCACATCCTGGGACTGACCGGACTGATCCGTACGATGGCCCTCCAAGGGAGAACCGAACCACTGAGATTGTGGGGACCGCGTGGCGCGGGCAAAACGTTGCGCCAATGCATCAGCTTAGGTGGCGAGCGCACCACGTTCCCGATTGAGATCTCGGAGCTCGAGCCCGGTGAGCCGGTCAAACGTCCGGACTACCACGTCGACACCTTCGCCGTATCCCACGGTCCGTCCCAGTCGCTGGGCTATGCGCTGGTCGAGGAGGAACGCCTCGGTCGCTTCAACCCGGATCTCGCGCGTGAAATGGGTATTCCCGAGGGCCCTCTCTGGGGACGCATTCACAAGGGCCAGTCCATCACGCTCGACGACGGGCGCGTGATCGAGCCGTCGGTGCTCGTGGGCGAGCGACGCCGCGGCCGCCGCATCGTGATCACCGGCGACACCCGTCCCTGCGAGAACACGATCGCCGCCGCGCAGGATGCGGACCTGCTGATTCATGAGGCGACCTTCGCCGACGATGAAGCGGCGCGCGCACTGGAGACGGGACACAGTACGGCGCGCGAGGCCGCCGAGGTCGCGCGCAAGGCCGGTGCACGACGCTTGGTGCTCACACACATCTCGGCCCGCTACTCACGCGACGCGCACGAACTCGAGCGAGAGGCGCGCTCGGTTTTTCCGCGCTCGAGCATCGCGCGCGACGGCACGGAGATCGAGCTGTCGCTGACCGAGGAGTTGGCGGCGGTGACCGAGGCCGAAGGTGCCGAAGCCTCGTGA
- a CDS encoding PEP-CTERM sorting domain-containing protein, with product MRALLAIAVAATLVSSPAQAQFSTYTDRASYEAQLGTMVIDDYSNPNYVFSQSNAAMSAVLGETDYTSTGFNNWNLVTSGFYCAGCNGSYRMDFRSTTVSTGGFGVYGVGFDFFNDASLPYSAFITFGDGTTTNIQLPASSYNDRGFFAVTSDRLVATMDIGLANGETTYSGSFGQDNLTIGNATVVPEPSTVVLLAAGLAGLGFAGRARRQRA from the coding sequence ATGCGCGCTCTCCTCGCCATCGCTGTTGCCGCCACGCTCGTCTCGTCGCCCGCTCAGGCGCAGTTCTCGACCTACACCGATCGGGCGTCGTACGAAGCGCAACTCGGCACGATGGTCATCGACGACTATTCGAACCCAAACTATGTGTTCTCCCAGTCGAATGCGGCGATGAGCGCCGTTCTCGGTGAGACAGACTACACGTCGACGGGCTTCAACAACTGGAACCTGGTCACCAGCGGCTTCTACTGCGCTGGCTGCAACGGTTCGTACCGCATGGATTTCCGGAGCACTACCGTATCGACCGGTGGGTTCGGCGTATACGGCGTCGGTTTCGACTTCTTCAACGACGCATCGCTTCCGTACTCCGCGTTCATCACTTTCGGCGACGGGACGACCACGAACATCCAACTCCCGGCAAGCTCGTACAACGATCGTGGCTTCTTCGCGGTGACGTCCGACAGGTTGGTCGCCACTATGGACATCGGACTCGCGAACGGCGAGACGACGTATAGCGGCAGCTTTGGTCAGGACAACTTGACGATCGGCAACGCGACGGTGGTGCCGGAGCCGAGCACGGTGGTGTTGCTCGCGGCTGGACTCGCCGGGTTGGGCTTCGCTGGGCGCGCACGACGCCAGCGCGCGTGA